One part of the Caproiciproducens sp. CPB-2 genome encodes these proteins:
- a CDS encoding acyl-CoA carboxylase subunit beta, with translation MSKVDCAERLHTARDTAKNATGYRRISTLFDVGSFNEIDSLSRSGEDYTEVVAGYGTIEGVPAYAFAQNSDVAGGAMSSAQAAKIKKLYNLALKTGLPVVGIYDSIGGRLKEGGNMLAAYGDILLTANNLSGVVPQISLVLGPCIGTSAMIAASADIVVMSDKGELTIDTNGEHGSADEAAELGVCHLVAGGEQDAISSVRKLITLLPSNNLSGAPVLDMQGSADTADLTDDSDIHSILSAVCDDDSFLELSEKYGKAAVTGLSEIDGSTTGVVALTGVLNADACAKAARFVRFCDAFSLPVVTFVNAEKFTSLPEASKLSSCYSEATTGKVTVITGSAYGPVYVAAAGRGANADYTMAWPNAVVSPLAPETAAVFLWNDRLAGSADPVEDRKRLIEEYKTTEASPFGAAAHGFVEDIILPEETRIRVIAALQMISGKRVSGLPKKHSNIQI, from the coding sequence ATGAGTAAGGTCGATTGTGCGGAACGGCTGCATACCGCCCGTGACACGGCGAAAAATGCGACAGGCTATCGACGTATCAGCACTTTATTTGACGTAGGCAGCTTCAATGAAATCGACAGCTTGTCCAGGTCAGGGGAAGACTATACGGAAGTTGTTGCGGGTTATGGCACAATTGAAGGCGTACCCGCTTACGCTTTTGCCCAGAACAGCGACGTTGCGGGCGGTGCCATGTCGAGCGCACAGGCTGCAAAAATCAAAAAGCTATACAATCTCGCCCTTAAAACAGGACTTCCCGTCGTTGGGATCTACGATTCTATCGGCGGCCGGCTGAAAGAGGGCGGCAATATGCTGGCGGCTTACGGCGACATTCTGTTGACCGCCAATAATCTTTCGGGCGTTGTTCCTCAGATTTCACTCGTGCTGGGTCCCTGCATCGGTACATCCGCTATGATCGCCGCCAGCGCCGATATTGTGGTGATGTCGGATAAGGGCGAGCTGACCATCGATACAAACGGGGAACACGGTTCCGCAGATGAGGCCGCGGAGCTGGGCGTTTGCCATCTTGTTGCCGGTGGCGAGCAGGACGCGATTTCTTCCGTACGCAAGCTGATTACCCTTTTGCCTTCCAATAATCTTTCCGGGGCCCCGGTCTTGGATATGCAGGGCTCCGCCGACACGGCCGACCTGACCGATGACTCCGACATCCATTCCATTCTTTCGGCGGTTTGCGATGACGACAGCTTCCTGGAGCTCAGTGAAAAATACGGCAAAGCCGCTGTTACGGGACTGTCCGAGATTGACGGCTCAACCACGGGCGTCGTTGCCCTGACCGGCGTGCTAAATGCGGATGCCTGCGCAAAGGCGGCGCGCTTTGTAAGATTCTGCGATGCGTTTTCGCTGCCGGTCGTCACCTTTGTAAACGCTGAAAAATTCACTTCCCTGCCGGAGGCTTCCAAGCTGTCCAGCTGCTATTCGGAAGCAACGACCGGAAAAGTCACCGTCATTACCGGCTCGGCTTACGGTCCGGTTTACGTTGCGGCGGCCGGACGCGGAGCCAATGCCGATTACACCATGGCGTGGCCGAACGCGGTAGTTTCTCCTCTTGCACCGGAAACTGCGGCCGTATTTCTTTGGAATGACCGTCTGGCGGGTTCCGCCGATCCTGTTGAGGACCGTAAGCGGTTGATTGAAGAATACAAAACGACGGAAGCGTCTCCGTTTGGCGCCGCCGCCCACGGATTTGTGGAAGACATTATTCTTCCGGAAGAAACAAGAATCCGCGTGATTGCCGCCCTGCAGATGATATCGGGCAAAAGAGTTTCCGGTCTTCCCAAGAAACACAGCAACATTCAAATATAG
- a CDS encoding biotin/lipoyl-containing protein, translated as MKNLKITVNGTVYDVQVEEVSGSAPGAAASAPAAPAAKAAAPAPAPASAPAAPVPAPALAPKAAVPADAELISSPMPGTIVSVNVTAGQTVKKGDVLLVLEAMKMENEIMAPHDAAVAAVHVNKGDSVDSGTPLVSLQ; from the coding sequence ATGAAAAACCTTAAAATAACCGTCAACGGCACTGTTTATGATGTTCAGGTTGAAGAAGTAAGCGGTTCTGCTCCTGGAGCTGCGGCTTCCGCGCCCGCCGCACCGGCTGCCAAGGCCGCGGCCCCCGCTCCTGCTCCGGCAAGTGCGCCCGCTGCACCTGTGCCGGCGCCGGCTCTCGCTCCGAAGGCGGCTGTTCCGGCCGATGCGGAACTGATTTCCTCCCCGATGCCGGGCACGATCGTTTCCGTTAACGTAACTGCGGGCCAGACTGTGAAAAAGGGCGATGTCCTGCTTGTTTTAGAAGCGATGAAGATGGAGAATGAGATTATGGCTCCGCACGACGCTGCTGTCGCGGCGGTTCATGTAAACAAAGGGGACAGTGTTGATTCCGGCACTCCTCTTGTTTCCCTCCAGTAA
- a CDS encoding oxaloacetate decarboxylase subunit alpha encodes MAKKIGITETILRDAHQSLIATRMPIEDMLPILDKLDKVGYHSLECWGGATFDACLRFLNEDPWERLRTLRKNCPNTKLQMLFRGQNMLGYRHYADDVLEYFVQRSVANGIDIIRIFDALNDIKNLNVAIKAAKKEGAHAQVAISYTTGPVFTHEYYIDYAKRIEETGADSICIKDMAALLTPYETYDLVKAIKSVVKIPVQLHTHYTSGLASMCELKAVEAGADLLDTAMSPMALGTSHTPTESMVAALKGTEYDTGLDLVLLNEIREYFMTLRAKYIKSGLLDPSMLATNTKALIYQVPGGMLSNLLSQLKQAGKADKLEEVLQEVPRVRKDSGYPPLVTPTSQIVGTQAVYNIITGERYKMCTNEFKDLVAGKYGSTPLPVDDEFAKKIIGDTPRVTCRPADLLQPELESLRKECAQWTEQEEDVLSYAQFPKVATDFFKKRAEKKYGIDGKHADAEKMVHPV; translated from the coding sequence ATGGCTAAAAAAATTGGAATTACCGAAACGATTCTGCGCGATGCTCACCAGTCTTTGATTGCAACCAGAATGCCCATTGAAGACATGCTGCCCATCCTCGATAAGCTCGACAAGGTCGGGTACCATTCCCTGGAATGCTGGGGCGGCGCCACCTTCGACGCCTGTCTCCGCTTCCTGAATGAGGATCCGTGGGAAAGATTGAGGACCCTGCGCAAAAATTGCCCGAACACAAAGCTGCAGATGCTTTTCAGAGGACAGAATATGCTTGGCTACCGTCATTACGCCGACGATGTACTGGAATATTTTGTCCAGCGTTCCGTAGCGAACGGCATTGATATTATCAGAATTTTTGACGCCCTGAATGATATCAAGAATTTGAATGTCGCCATCAAGGCTGCCAAAAAAGAGGGCGCTCACGCACAGGTCGCTATTTCCTATACGACCGGCCCGGTTTTTACGCATGAATATTATATTGACTATGCGAAGAGGATCGAGGAAACCGGAGCGGATTCCATCTGCATTAAAGATATGGCCGCTCTTTTAACGCCTTACGAGACCTACGACCTTGTCAAAGCCATCAAATCCGTGGTCAAAATCCCGGTTCAGCTGCATACGCATTATACCTCCGGCCTTGCTTCCATGTGTGAGCTGAAGGCCGTGGAAGCCGGCGCCGATCTGCTTGACACGGCCATGTCTCCTATGGCGCTGGGAACCTCTCACACTCCGACGGAGTCCATGGTGGCGGCGCTCAAGGGAACGGAATACGATACCGGCCTGGATTTGGTTCTGCTCAACGAAATCAGGGAATATTTCATGACCCTGAGGGCAAAGTACATCAAGAGCGGTCTGCTTGACCCCAGCATGCTGGCGACAAACACGAAGGCCCTGATTTATCAGGTGCCGGGCGGAATGCTGTCCAACCTGCTTTCACAGCTGAAGCAGGCCGGCAAGGCAGACAAACTGGAGGAGGTTCTTCAGGAAGTCCCGCGTGTCCGCAAGGATTCCGGCTATCCGCCGCTGGTTACGCCTACGTCCCAGATCGTCGGTACGCAGGCTGTGTACAATATCATTACCGGCGAGCGTTACAAAATGTGTACGAATGAATTCAAGGATCTGGTGGCCGGAAAATACGGCTCCACTCCTTTGCCGGTCGACGACGAGTTTGCGAAGAAGATTATCGGCGACACGCCGAGAGTTACATGCCGCCCGGCCGACCTGTTGCAGCCCGAACTCGAATCCCTCCGCAAAGAGTGCGCCCAGTGGACGGAGCAGGAGGAAGACGTCCTTTCCTATGCCCAGTTCCCGAAGGTCGCTACCGACTTCTTCAAGAAACGCGCGGAGAAAAAATACGGTATTGACGGAAAGCACGCGGATGCCGAAAAAATGGTTCACCCAGTCTAA
- a CDS encoding YicC/YloC family endoribonuclease — protein MIKSMTGFGRCEEMISGRDIIVEIKSVNHRYFEFSSRITRGYGFLDEKLKSYLQSKISRGKIDVYASIETMENTDAQVLVNHSLAAGYVNALRELAQRYNLRDDISVGTVSRYSDIFTVHKAPEDEQIIWDSVRQVTDRALTAFLKMREIEGERLKADVLQRAETILQTVGKIEERSPQTVSEYQQKLTQKLTELLSDSNIDEQRILTETAIFADKIAVSEETVRLRSHFEQFSNMLNSNEAIGRKLDFIVQEMNREANTIGSKCIDSQIAYMVVDIKAEVEKIREQIQNIE, from the coding sequence GTGATTAAAAGCATGACGGGCTTTGGAAGATGCGAAGAGATGATCAGCGGAAGGGACATTATCGTTGAGATTAAATCCGTGAATCACAGATATTTTGAATTTTCATCCCGAATCACCCGCGGATACGGCTTTTTGGATGAGAAATTGAAATCATACCTGCAAAGCAAAATTTCCAGAGGAAAAATCGACGTTTATGCTTCCATTGAGACCATGGAGAATACGGATGCCCAGGTGCTGGTCAACCATTCTTTGGCAGCGGGATATGTGAATGCGCTGCGGGAGCTTGCGCAGCGGTACAATCTGCGGGACGATATTTCCGTGGGGACCGTTTCAAGATATTCCGATATCTTCACCGTTCATAAAGCGCCCGAAGACGAGCAGATCATTTGGGATTCCGTCCGGCAGGTTACCGACCGGGCGTTAACTGCGTTTCTGAAAATGAGGGAAATAGAGGGGGAACGCTTAAAGGCGGATGTTTTGCAGCGTGCGGAAACGATTTTGCAGACGGTCGGGAAAATTGAGGAGCGCTCTCCGCAGACCGTAAGCGAATATCAGCAGAAGCTGACCCAGAAGCTGACCGAGCTGTTGAGCGACAGCAATATCGACGAACAGAGAATCCTGACCGAAACTGCTATTTTTGCCGATAAGATCGCTGTCTCTGAAGAAACCGTACGGCTTCGCAGCCATTTTGAACAGTTCTCCAATATGCTGAATTCCAATGAGGCGATCGGCCGTAAGCTGGATTTTATCGTACAGGAAATGAACCGTGAGGCGAATACCATCGGTTCCAAATGCATTGATTCCCAAATCGCGTACATGGTTGTGGACATCAAAGCGGAGGTTGAAAAAATCCGCGAACAGATACAAAATATAGAGTAA
- the remA gene encoding extracellular matrix/biofilm regulator RemA: protein MKLINIGFGNMVSANRLVAIVSPESAPIKRVIQDAKERGTLIDATYGRRTRAVIITDSDHVILSAVQPETVANRLNDREEDLTDEELEDDEE from the coding sequence ATGAAGCTTATTAATATCGGATTTGGCAACATGGTTTCCGCCAACCGGCTTGTTGCGATTGTCAGTCCGGAGTCCGCTCCGATCAAACGCGTGATACAGGACGCGAAGGAGCGCGGCACTTTGATCGACGCAACCTATGGCCGCCGGACCAGAGCGGTGATTATCACGGACAGCGACCATGTGATTCTGTCCGCCGTGCAGCCGGAAACCGTCGCCAACAGGCTGAATGACCGCGAAGAGGACCTGACCGATGAGGAGCTTGAAGACGATGAAGAATAA
- the gmk gene encoding guanylate kinase produces the protein MKNKGLLIVFSGPSGAGKDTILKKLLEKNPNIRLSVSATTRQPREGEVHGRDYFFVDRDEFIRMTQQDEMIESAEYCENFYGTPRKPIDNWLANGDDVILEIEVQGGSQIKKKCPDSVSVFILPPSLAALEQRLKNRRTESEEAVQKRLAAARNEILEAVHYDYAVINDTVDHAVDEIIHIICAEKHKVKRDNLLIERILNHA, from the coding sequence ATGAAGAATAAGGGGCTTCTGATTGTATTTTCCGGTCCGTCAGGTGCGGGGAAAGATACTATCCTGAAAAAGCTGCTGGAAAAGAATCCGAATATCCGCTTATCCGTATCGGCCACAACCCGTCAGCCCCGTGAGGGAGAAGTCCACGGCAGAGATTATTTTTTTGTGGACAGAGATGAATTTATCAGAATGACGCAACAGGACGAAATGATTGAAAGCGCGGAATACTGCGAAAATTTTTACGGTACTCCGCGCAAACCGATTGATAATTGGCTTGCAAATGGGGATGATGTCATTTTGGAAATCGAAGTGCAGGGCGGGTCCCAGATCAAAAAGAAGTGTCCCGACAGCGTCAGCGTTTTTATCCTTCCTCCATCGCTCGCGGCGCTTGAGCAGCGGCTGAAGAACCGCAGAACGGAAAGCGAAGAAGCGGTACAAAAAAGGCTTGCCGCCGCCAGAAATGAAATCCTGGAAGCAGTCCACTACGATTACGCTGTGATTAACGATACGGTCGATCATGCGGTCGACGAAATTATTCATATTATTTGTGCCGAAAAGCATAAGGTAAAGAGAGATAATCTTTTAATTGAAAGGATACTGAATCATGCTTAA
- the rpoZ gene encoding DNA-directed RNA polymerase subunit omega produces MLKPSADLIVKPNQSRYSLVIAVSKRAREIAADAENRGEILIEKPVDMAVHELMENKYRIVEPDSRSKE; encoded by the coding sequence ATGCTTAAACCATCCGCAGATTTGATTGTAAAACCAAATCAAAGCCGTTATTCCCTTGTGATCGCTGTTTCAAAAAGAGCGAGAGAAATTGCGGCCGATGCTGAAAACAGGGGAGAAATCCTGATTGAAAAGCCGGTTGATATGGCCGTTCATGAATTGATGGAAAATAAATACAGGATTGTCGAGCCCGACAGCCGTTCCAAAGAATAA
- the priA gene encoding replication restart helicase PriA — protein sequence MSDFTIAKVAVDKTVYHFDKAFDYTVPSGLLAAVKPGCRVMVPFGGADSKRQGMVLALTHRDSAEKLKPVLELLDPAPLLSREALRLVVWLKEHYFCTLYDAVKLLLPTGINFKIRTEYSLAVPIPSLDMDGLDEVERQIVLYLSHAGAGVGRDKLLKELGLSGDSNVPEKLCKANVLVKSSGTVRQVGDASQKMVRLTENQEPHKLTLKQKSVYNLLSDVGSASLKELCYFAGVTPVVVNALVKKELAQYYEIEIYRNPYDHIQNGGPAEDIVLSAEQQQAYTNLYRQYASGSGGVSLLYGVTGSGKTSVFMKLIDAVRSDGRGVIVMVPEISLTPQTISLFHQRYGRDVAVFHSGLSLGERMDEWKRVRNGEALIAVGTRSAVFAPFENLGLVILDEEQEYTYKSESSPRYHARDVAKFRCAYHKALLVLSSATPSIESYYLAQNGHYSFNVLSTRYGNAVLPEVTVVDMNAEVESGNNTILSSVLHQALDENLKNGRQSIILLNRRGYNTFVSCKACGHVMTCPNCSISLTYHSANHRLMCHYCGYSMPLIKECPQCHENKVHFTGYGTQRAEQQLQELLPDARILRLDTDSTMTRFAYEKKLRQFAEGEYDIIIGTQMVAKGLDFENVTLVGVLSADQTLYSDDFRSYERAFDLLTQVVGRSGRGQFAGKAIIQTFTPENDIIKLAARQDYQEYYEGEIAIRKAMLYPPFSDICVVGFVGGTEAKVREASKTFLNMLTTLAQSEYSGQPMRVLNPSPALIGKVSNKYRYKLIIKCRNRTKFREMISRLLIQFAGVREFSSVSVFADMNPDSIM from the coding sequence ATGTCCGATTTTACCATTGCGAAAGTAGCGGTAGATAAAACCGTTTATCATTTTGATAAAGCTTTTGACTACACGGTTCCCTCCGGGCTTCTCGCAGCGGTGAAACCGGGATGCCGTGTAATGGTGCCTTTTGGCGGGGCCGACAGCAAGCGGCAGGGAATGGTCCTCGCTCTGACCCATCGGGACAGCGCGGAAAAACTGAAGCCGGTTTTGGAGCTTCTGGACCCGGCTCCGCTCCTTTCCCGGGAGGCGCTTCGCCTTGTTGTCTGGCTGAAGGAGCATTATTTCTGTACGCTTTATGATGCCGTCAAACTGCTTTTGCCAACGGGAATCAACTTTAAAATCAGAACGGAGTATTCGCTTGCCGTTCCCATTCCTTCTTTGGATATGGACGGCTTGGACGAAGTTGAAAGACAGATCGTTCTCTATCTTTCCCATGCCGGCGCCGGCGTCGGCCGTGATAAGCTTTTAAAGGAGCTGGGGCTTTCCGGTGATTCCAATGTCCCCGAAAAGCTCTGTAAGGCAAACGTACTGGTCAAGAGCAGCGGAACAGTCCGGCAGGTGGGAGACGCTTCGCAGAAAATGGTGCGGTTAACCGAAAATCAGGAACCGCATAAACTGACGTTGAAGCAGAAAAGCGTTTACAATCTTCTCAGCGACGTCGGCAGCGCTTCTTTAAAGGAGCTCTGTTATTTTGCGGGTGTTACCCCTGTGGTTGTGAACGCGCTGGTCAAAAAGGAACTCGCGCAATACTACGAGATTGAAATTTATCGGAATCCCTACGATCATATTCAGAACGGCGGGCCCGCGGAAGATATCGTCCTTTCTGCGGAGCAGCAGCAGGCATACACGAATTTATACCGGCAATACGCTTCCGGCAGCGGCGGCGTTTCTTTGCTGTACGGTGTTACCGGCAGCGGAAAAACGTCCGTTTTTATGAAGCTGATCGATGCGGTCAGATCGGACGGCCGCGGCGTGATTGTGATGGTACCGGAGATTTCGCTCACCCCTCAGACGATCTCTTTGTTTCACCAGCGCTACGGAAGGGACGTTGCCGTCTTTCACAGCGGACTGAGCCTTGGGGAGCGCATGGACGAATGGAAAAGAGTCAGGAACGGAGAAGCGCTGATCGCGGTTGGGACGCGTTCGGCGGTTTTTGCTCCGTTTGAAAATCTGGGACTCGTTATTTTGGATGAGGAACAGGAATACACCTATAAATCGGAATCTTCTCCGCGCTATCATGCGCGGGATGTGGCAAAATTTCGCTGCGCTTACCATAAGGCGCTGCTTGTACTGTCCTCGGCCACTCCGTCCATTGAAAGCTATTATCTTGCACAGAATGGGCACTACAGCTTCAATGTGCTTTCCACCCGCTACGGCAATGCCGTCCTTCCGGAAGTAACGGTGGTGGATATGAATGCGGAGGTGGAAAGCGGAAACAATACGATTTTGAGTTCGGTTCTGCATCAGGCATTGGATGAGAACCTGAAGAACGGTCGTCAGTCGATTATCCTGCTGAACCGCAGGGGATATAACACGTTCGTTTCCTGCAAGGCCTGCGGCCATGTAATGACGTGTCCGAACTGCAGCATTTCGCTGACATACCACTCCGCCAATCACCGCCTGATGTGCCATTACTGCGGCTATTCCATGCCGCTGATCAAAGAGTGCCCCCAGTGCCATGAAAATAAGGTCCACTTCACCGGTTACGGCACGCAGCGGGCCGAACAGCAGCTGCAGGAGCTCTTGCCCGATGCGCGTATACTGAGGCTGGACACCGACTCAACGATGACGCGGTTTGCCTATGAGAAAAAGCTCCGGCAGTTTGCCGAAGGAGAATACGACATTATCATCGGGACGCAGATGGTCGCAAAAGGGCTTGATTTTGAAAATGTTACGCTTGTCGGTGTGCTTTCGGCCGATCAGACGCTTTACAGCGACGATTTCAGAAGCTATGAGCGCGCGTTCGACCTTCTGACACAGGTAGTCGGCCGTTCGGGCCGCGGTCAGTTTGCGGGGAAAGCGATTATTCAGACCTTTACCCCGGAAAACGATATTATCAAGCTTGCCGCCAGGCAGGATTATCAGGAATACTATGAAGGGGAAATTGCAATCCGAAAAGCGATGCTCTATCCTCCTTTTTCAGATATTTGTGTTGTCGGTTTTGTGGGCGGTACGGAAGCGAAAGTGCGGGAAGCCAGCAAAACCTTTTTAAATATGCTGACAACTCTTGCGCAAAGCGAGTATTCCGGGCAGCCGATGAGGGTGCTGAACCCCTCTCCGGCATTAATTGGGAAAGTAAGTAATAAATATAGATATAAATTGATCATTAAATGCCGCAATCGTACAAAATTCAGGGAAATGATCTCCCGCCTGCTGATTCAGTTTGCGGGAGTACGTGAATTTTCCTCGGTATCGGTATTTGCGGATATGAACCCTGACAGTATTATGTAA
- the def gene encoding peptide deformylase, producing the protein MAIRNIIKEGDPFLNKVSHPVDKFDKKLATLLDDMQETMHSADGVGLAAPQVGILRRAVVIDIGEGPIELINPVFLEQSGEQECLEGCLSAPGQYGITKRPMHVKVRAQNRKGEFFEIEGEELLATVMCHEIDHLDGILFKSHVIHMLSDEELAKLK; encoded by the coding sequence ATGGCGATACGAAACATTATAAAAGAGGGAGACCCGTTCCTGAATAAAGTCTCCCATCCGGTAGATAAATTTGATAAAAAGCTCGCGACCCTGCTGGACGATATGCAGGAAACCATGCACAGCGCCGACGGAGTCGGCCTTGCCGCGCCGCAGGTGGGAATTTTAAGAAGGGCCGTTGTTATCGACATCGGCGAAGGTCCAATTGAGCTGATCAATCCTGTTTTTCTGGAACAGAGCGGGGAGCAGGAATGTCTGGAAGGCTGTTTGTCCGCCCCGGGGCAATACGGCATTACGAAACGCCCGATGCATGTGAAGGTTCGCGCGCAGAACCGTAAAGGGGAATTCTTTGAAATAGAAGGGGAAGAACTGCTTGCCACGGTGATGTGTCATGAGATCGACCATCTGGACGGTATTCTGTTTAAATCGCATGTAATTCATATGCTGAGTGATGAAGAGCTGGCGAAGTTAAAATAA
- the fmt gene encoding methionyl-tRNA formyltransferase, with protein MRIVFMGTPEFAVPCLKSLIDAGHDVCAVFTQPDKPKGRGYTLTPPPVKMLAAGKNIEVFQPKTLRTAEAAETIRNLNPDVIVVVAYGKILPKEVLEIPPYGCINIHASLLPKYRGAAPIQWSVINGEKMTGVTTMYMSEGLDTGDMLLTARTEIGPEETSGELHDRLSLMGADLIVKTLQKVEDGTIQRIPQSEENTCYASMLTKELSRIDWNQPAGTIHNLVRGLSPWPVANTTYHGKLLKIHRTGPAGQYKGKPGEILTEGGSFVVCCGEKTALELLEVQYEGGKKMNGKDFLRGHPTGEDFMVK; from the coding sequence ATGCGCATTGTATTTATGGGAACGCCGGAATTTGCCGTTCCGTGCCTGAAAAGCCTGATTGACGCGGGGCATGACGTCTGCGCTGTTTTTACGCAGCCCGATAAACCGAAGGGGAGAGGCTATACGCTTACGCCGCCTCCGGTCAAGATGCTGGCCGCCGGGAAAAATATTGAGGTCTTCCAGCCGAAAACGCTTCGCACCGCCGAAGCCGCCGAAACGATCCGGAATCTGAACCCCGACGTGATCGTTGTCGTCGCCTATGGGAAAATACTGCCGAAAGAGGTTCTGGAGATTCCTCCTTACGGCTGCATCAATATTCACGCGTCCCTTTTGCCGAAATACCGCGGAGCCGCCCCGATTCAATGGTCCGTGATCAACGGTGAAAAGATGACCGGCGTTACCACAATGTATATGTCGGAGGGGCTGGATACCGGAGACATGCTGCTGACCGCCCGGACGGAGATCGGTCCGGAGGAAACCTCCGGCGAACTGCATGACAGGCTTTCGCTGATGGGCGCGGATCTGATCGTCAAAACCCTTCAAAAAGTAGAGGACGGAACGATTCAGCGCATTCCGCAGAGCGAGGAAAACACCTGCTATGCTTCCATGCTGACAAAAGAGCTTTCCCGTATTGACTGGAATCAGCCGGCCGGTACGATCCACAATCTGGTCCGGGGGCTTTCCCCGTGGCCTGTGGCCAATACGACCTATCACGGGAAGCTTTTAAAAATTCACAGGACCGGACCGGCGGGCCAATACAAAGGCAAGCCCGGCGAAATTCTGACGGAGGGCGGCTCGTTTGTCGTTTGCTGTGGGGAAAAGACCGCCCTTGAACTTCTGGAAGTTCAATACGAAGGCGGGAAAAAAATGAATGGAAAAGATTTTCTTCGCGGGCATCCAACCGGCGAAGATTTTATGGTAAAATAA
- a CDS encoding zinc metallopeptidase: MGFYYFDYTYFVYIVPALIVTMIAQFRVKSTFEKYSRISTARNMTGAQAASSVAQFGGASGVQVQRISGSLTDHFDPRDNTISLSDQVYASTSIAALGVAAHEAGHAIQHAQGYLPNKIRTVLVPITNFGSRLAVPLIIVGLVLPVQYDFVVNLGIALYSFAVLFQLATLPVEFNASFRAIRALDEAGILYPDELEGAKKVLRAAAMTYLAASFTAIMSLLRLLVLAGNRRGRD; the protein is encoded by the coding sequence ATGGGATTTTATTATTTTGACTATACATATTTCGTATATATTGTGCCCGCGCTGATTGTGACAATGATTGCACAGTTTCGGGTAAAGTCGACTTTTGAAAAATATTCCCGTATCTCAACGGCAAGAAACATGACGGGAGCACAGGCGGCTTCCAGTGTCGCGCAGTTCGGCGGCGCCTCCGGCGTACAGGTGCAGCGCATTTCCGGCAGCCTGACCGACCATTTTGATCCCCGGGACAATACGATCAGCCTTTCGGACCAGGTTTATGCTTCAACTTCTATTGCGGCGCTTGGTGTGGCCGCTCACGAAGCGGGTCATGCGATTCAGCACGCGCAGGGATACCTGCCGAACAAAATCCGCACCGTTCTGGTCCCCATCACGAATTTCGGGTCCCGGCTCGCGGTTCCGCTGATTATTGTCGGACTGGTTTTGCCCGTTCAGTACGACTTTGTTGTGAATCTGGGGATTGCGCTTTACAGCTTTGCTGTATTGTTCCAGCTCGCAACGCTTCCCGTCGAGTTCAACGCCAGCTTCCGGGCAATCCGCGCGCTGGACGAAGCCGGTATTTTGTATCCCGATGAACTGGAGGGCGCAAAAAAAGTTCTGCGGGCGGCGGCGATGACGTATCTGGCTGCAAGCTTTACCGCCATTATGTCCCTGCTGAGACTGCTTGTACTTGCCGGAAACAGAAGGGGCAGAGATTGA